Proteins encoded within one genomic window of Bradyrhizobium sp. AZCC 1719:
- a CDS encoding LLM class flavin-dependent oxidoreductase: MIKPWIFEFMQAPNLSDGETLPSTVTAVFDEGYAHWLEVEKLGFEGIFFSEHHFGQSYSPSPNLLIAAISRHTTRLRLGTMGMVVPLYEPWRIIEELTMLDHLTKGRLEIGFAAGVPQELARIGLGIEEARERFKEALEILDAALVNHVISHSGKYWKFENLSLMPNVFLQPSPPKWTTVVSTGSAQKSAQRRSKICTGFESVARISEIFDVYRAASAKLGFPAGPDQLAIRRNVSISYDAAEAREESRAAKAATLKVVAGDPRVVQGTSSLLDAPRAGAGFSLHDDDYIAGTPAQVAEQIIDQCRKCGAGHFLAMLGRSFTPRRRETLALFGEEVIPQLRRAEIA, encoded by the coding sequence TTGATCAAGCCATGGATCTTTGAATTCATGCAGGCCCCGAACCTGAGCGACGGGGAGACCCTGCCCAGCACCGTCACTGCCGTGTTCGACGAAGGTTACGCGCATTGGCTCGAAGTCGAAAAGCTGGGGTTCGAAGGAATATTCTTTAGCGAACATCACTTCGGTCAATCATATAGCCCCTCTCCCAACCTGTTGATCGCAGCCATTTCTCGCCACACGACCCGGCTGCGGCTGGGAACGATGGGAATGGTCGTGCCGCTCTATGAGCCATGGCGCATCATCGAAGAACTGACGATGCTCGATCACCTGACAAAGGGACGCCTCGAGATCGGCTTTGCAGCCGGCGTGCCGCAGGAGCTGGCGCGGATAGGTTTAGGGATAGAGGAAGCCCGCGAGCGCTTCAAGGAGGCTTTGGAAATACTCGACGCCGCCCTCGTGAACCACGTCATCAGCCACAGCGGAAAGTATTGGAAATTCGAAAACCTCAGCCTGATGCCGAACGTCTTCCTGCAGCCGTCTCCGCCAAAATGGACAACCGTCGTAAGTACCGGATCCGCGCAGAAATCCGCTCAAAGGCGATCCAAGATCTGCACCGGCTTCGAATCCGTCGCTCGCATATCGGAAATTTTTGACGTGTATCGCGCGGCGTCTGCCAAACTGGGATTTCCGGCAGGGCCCGATCAACTCGCAATCCGGCGCAATGTCTCCATTTCATACGATGCGGCTGAGGCGCGCGAGGAATCCCGTGCCGCGAAGGCGGCGACACTGAAAGTTGTGGCGGGCGATCCGCGCGTTGTCCAAGGCACATCCTCATTGCTCGACGCGCCGAGGGCTGGCGCCGGATTTTCACTGCATGACGACGACTACATCGCCGGCACGCCGGCGCAGGTCGCTGAACAAATCATCGATCAATGCCGCAAATGCGGCGCGGGCCATTTTCTCGCGATGCTCGGCAGGAGCTTTACGCCGCGTCGCCGGGAAACGCTTGCTCTCTTCGGCGAGGAGGTAATCCCCCAATTGCGACGCGCTGAGATCGCTTGA
- a CDS encoding NADPH-dependent FMN reductase, producing the protein MIEDKPLILGIGGTPRRGSSSERALMISLKAAEDEGARTLLLSGAELLLPMYMPGQQQSDQASRLLAALRACHGIIISSPAYHGSISGLIKNALDYAEELRTDTRAYLDGIPVGCIACAGGWQAVGQTLAALRTVAHSLRGWPTPLGAMLNTSSALFDAEGNCTDAATRRQLETVGQQVIDFVRMQSRGRLGAHSFSTDTMVQP; encoded by the coding sequence ATGATTGAGGATAAGCCTCTTATTCTCGGGATCGGAGGCACGCCACGGCGCGGGTCATCGTCCGAACGCGCGCTCATGATCAGCCTCAAGGCCGCCGAGGATGAAGGCGCAAGAACCCTGCTTCTGTCCGGCGCAGAACTGCTTCTGCCGATGTATATGCCCGGACAGCAACAGTCCGATCAGGCTTCGCGTCTCCTGGCCGCGCTTCGTGCCTGCCACGGCATTATCATTTCGTCGCCTGCCTACCACGGATCGATATCCGGACTGATAAAGAACGCGCTCGACTACGCGGAAGAACTCAGAACGGATACACGCGCCTACCTGGATGGAATTCCCGTTGGCTGCATCGCCTGTGCTGGCGGCTGGCAGGCGGTTGGGCAAACATTAGCCGCGCTTCGGACGGTTGCTCATTCCCTCAGAGGTTGGCCCACGCCGCTTGGTGCAATGTTGAACACATCCAGCGCGCTGTTCGACGCCGAGGGAAATTGCACCGATGCGGCAACCAGACGTCAGCTTGAGACGGTGGGGCAGCAGGTGATCGATTTCGTGCGCATGCAATCTCGCGGCAGATTGGGAGCGCACTCCTTTTCGACAGACACGATGGTCCAACCGTAG
- a CDS encoding alpha/beta fold hydrolase yields the protein MVFETIKLEIDAVDTVIKVIGRGPAVLALHGAATIEGQEWARGLADRFRIYLPFHPGFGESGPAPHICGMQDLIVHNLRLIAALGMERPHLVGHSMGGWMAAEMAVVAGERFARLVLNAPAGLNHPDHRGADPTKIAPQDLPGYLAHRTEIAAQYFPGGSLAPPPEQFIAAREKEAKALSNIQKAHGMGHPNLGRWLSRIPNETLIVWGDRDRIALASQAGLWASAIPKARTHIVPGVGHFAMQEDPACVAAIGDFLAG from the coding sequence GTGGTATTCGAAACGATAAAGCTCGAAATCGATGCCGTTGACACGGTCATAAAAGTCATCGGGAGGGGTCCGGCCGTCCTGGCGCTCCACGGAGCGGCAACGATCGAGGGGCAAGAATGGGCGCGCGGTTTGGCCGACAGGTTTCGGATCTATCTGCCATTCCACCCCGGCTTCGGCGAAAGCGGACCTGCGCCGCATATCTGCGGGATGCAGGATTTGATCGTCCATAATTTGCGGCTCATCGCAGCATTGGGCATGGAACGGCCGCACCTCGTGGGTCATTCCATGGGCGGCTGGATGGCGGCAGAAATGGCGGTGGTCGCCGGCGAACGCTTTGCTCGTCTGGTGCTGAACGCGCCTGCTGGGCTCAACCACCCTGACCATCGTGGCGCCGATCCCACCAAAATCGCTCCGCAAGATTTGCCTGGCTACCTGGCGCATCGAACGGAAATCGCAGCCCAATACTTTCCCGGAGGCTCGCTTGCACCCCCGCCAGAGCAGTTCATTGCGGCAAGGGAAAAGGAAGCCAAGGCGCTGAGCAACATTCAGAAGGCTCACGGCATGGGACACCCAAATCTCGGTCGGTGGCTAAGCCGGATACCCAACGAAACGCTCATCGTGTGGGGCGACAGGGACAGGATCGCACTTGCCAGTCAGGCGGGACTCTGGGCAAGCGCGATTCCAAAAGCACGCACTCATATCGTGCCCGGCGTTGGGCACTTCGCCATGCAGGAAGACCCCGCCTGTGTCGCGGCGATCGGCGATTTCCTCGCGGGTTGA
- a CDS encoding Bug family tripartite tricarboxylate transporter substrate binding protein, translating to MRAIVVAIAFTAGLISTSLAQNSPAQTWPTQSIRLIVNFPAGGAADQLARLVGQPLSEAFGQSVVIENRGGAGGNLGGEFVARSAPDGYTLLMSSGGMVAINPHLYAKMPFDPTKDIIPVASVARVPFYLVIRADSPVRDFKEFIADLKANPEKRNFGSPGIGSSPHLAAEMLKNMTGTSAVHVPYRGAAPALNDLLGGQLDFLFDPGIAIEHVKAGKLRALAIGSPQRSPQLPNIPTLDELGLSGFDADAVFGIYAPAGTSPDVVARLNKEINRSLATAALSERIATLGNIAAPMSPEEFKEKSRKDSERFGAIIRERGIRAAN from the coding sequence ATGAGAGCCATTGTGGTCGCGATCGCCTTCACCGCGGGCCTGATATCCACTTCGCTGGCACAGAATTCGCCGGCACAGACCTGGCCCACCCAGTCCATTCGCCTCATTGTCAACTTTCCCGCGGGAGGAGCAGCAGATCAGCTCGCGCGCCTTGTGGGTCAACCTCTCAGCGAAGCTTTCGGTCAGTCGGTCGTGATCGAAAACAGGGGAGGCGCTGGCGGAAACCTGGGCGGAGAATTCGTGGCGAGGTCGGCGCCGGATGGCTATACCCTGCTGATGTCTTCAGGCGGGATGGTGGCGATCAATCCGCATCTGTATGCCAAAATGCCATTCGACCCCACGAAGGACATCATCCCCGTCGCTTCCGTTGCACGCGTGCCCTTCTATCTCGTCATTCGGGCGGACAGTCCGGTGCGGGATTTCAAGGAATTCATCGCTGACCTGAAGGCCAATCCGGAAAAGCGAAATTTTGGATCGCCCGGTATCGGCAGCTCTCCCCATCTTGCGGCAGAAATGTTGAAAAACATGACCGGCACTAGCGCAGTGCACGTACCTTACCGCGGCGCGGCGCCTGCGCTCAATGACCTGCTCGGTGGGCAACTCGACTTCCTGTTCGACCCCGGCATTGCCATCGAGCACGTGAAAGCCGGCAAGCTGCGTGCCCTTGCGATCGGAAGCCCGCAACGATCGCCGCAACTTCCGAACATACCCACGCTCGACGAGCTCGGCCTTAGCGGCTTTGACGCGGATGCCGTATTCGGCATCTATGCGCCGGCCGGAACATCACCCGATGTTGTCGCGCGTTTAAACAAGGAAATTAATCGATCGCTTGCAACCGCCGCGTTGAGCGAGCGTATCGCGACCCTCGGAAACATCGCCGCACCGATGTCGCCGGAAGAGTTCAAGGAAAAGTCCCGCAAAGACTCCGAGCGGTTCGGCGCGATCATACGTGAGCGGGGCATTCGCGCCGCCAACTAG
- a CDS encoding GyrI-like domain-containing protein, translated as MEKLDLKKVRKPLFTAPLNRFVTIDVPPVSYLMVDGHGDPNTAQAYRLAVESLYATAFTIKFSCKANGKDFVVMPLEGLWSAPDPESFSARRKDEWEWTMMIMVPDYVDDETFLAARIKAREKLGALPESLRLESLAEGLCLQALHVGSYDDEGPLLARLHGEIMPSGGYDFAGRHHEVYLSDPRKTAPEKLKTVIRQPVRQN; from the coding sequence ATGGAGAAGCTGGATCTAAAGAAGGTGAGGAAGCCACTCTTCACCGCTCCCCTTAACCGCTTCGTGACGATCGATGTGCCGCCGGTTTCCTACCTCATGGTAGATGGTCATGGTGACCCGAACACCGCGCAAGCTTATAGGCTCGCCGTCGAAAGCCTCTACGCGACGGCCTTTACGATCAAATTCTCCTGCAAGGCAAACGGGAAAGACTTCGTCGTGATGCCATTGGAGGGACTTTGGTCAGCTCCCGATCCTGAGAGCTTCTCCGCACGGCGTAAGGACGAATGGGAGTGGACCATGATGATCATGGTGCCGGACTATGTGGACGACGAGACCTTCCTGGCTGCCAGGATCAAGGCGCGAGAGAAGCTCGGCGCGCTTCCTGAAAGCCTGCGGCTCGAAAGCCTGGCGGAGGGCCTCTGCCTCCAGGCATTGCACGTGGGCAGCTACGACGACGAAGGACCGCTGCTCGCGAGGTTGCACGGGGAGATCATGCCTTCGGGCGGCTACGACTTCGCCGGTCGGCATCATGAGGTCTATCTGAGCGACCCTCGCAAGACGGCGCCTGAAAAGCTCAAGACCGTGATCCGCCAACCCGTGCGCCAGAACTGA
- a CDS encoding DUF6841 family protein, with the protein MEKNVKDLFERYAKLFRMALRDQVDMDQVTSSYATAFVAASPAGVSVGRNDEHLKQMMQQGFENYRRIGTKDMRLRNVRIAPIDEHHCLAHVAWTAIYDRGSEVDVSIDFEVHYLLQQLEDTPKIFGWVSGDEQAVLKEHGIV; encoded by the coding sequence ATGGAAAAGAACGTAAAGGACTTGTTTGAGCGCTATGCGAAGCTGTTCCGAATGGCGCTCAGGGATCAAGTGGATATGGACCAGGTGACGTCTTCATACGCCACTGCGTTCGTTGCGGCCTCACCGGCTGGCGTCAGTGTCGGCCGGAATGACGAGCACCTGAAGCAGATGATGCAACAGGGGTTTGAAAATTATCGCCGGATCGGTACCAAGGATATGCGACTTCGCAATGTCCGCATCGCACCTATCGACGAGCACCATTGCCTGGCGCACGTCGCTTGGACCGCCATCTACGACCGTGGCAGCGAAGTGGATGTTTCCATTGATTTTGAGGTCCATTACCTGCTGCAGCAGCTCGAAGACACACCAAAGATCTTTGGATGGGTGTCAGGGGACGAGCAAGCCGTTCTGAAAGAACACGGCATCGTCTGA
- a CDS encoding methyltransferase family protein, whose amino-acid sequence MADIADDTAGVIVRPPIAWGLAVFAGFALNWLMPLPFLPAALPAGWLGATVFSLALALSVWAILTMTRAGSNVPTNLPTTTIVEAGPYRFTRNPIYLGMVLGLIGLAIAFNSLWLLMTLVPFALVIHCGVIAREEAYLERKFGDVYRRYCARVRRWL is encoded by the coding sequence ATGGCCGACATAGCAGACGATACCGCTGGCGTCATTGTCCGGCCGCCGATCGCGTGGGGGCTCGCGGTGTTTGCCGGGTTCGCACTCAACTGGCTCATGCCCTTGCCGTTCCTGCCGGCCGCGCTACCAGCAGGCTGGCTGGGCGCGACAGTGTTTTCCCTTGCGCTGGCGTTGTCCGTGTGGGCGATCCTTACCATGACCCGGGCCGGCTCGAACGTGCCCACCAACCTGCCGACCACGACAATCGTGGAGGCTGGCCCGTACCGCTTCACGCGCAATCCCATCTATCTCGGCATGGTGCTGGGGCTGATCGGCTTGGCCATTGCCTTCAACAGCCTCTGGCTGTTGATGACGCTGGTGCCCTTCGCGCTTGTCATCCACTGCGGTGTGATCGCCCGCGAGGAAGCCTACCTCGAGCGCAAGTTCGGGGACGTCTATCGCCGCTACTGCGCGCGGGTACGGCGCTGGCTATAG
- a CDS encoding GYD domain-containing protein yields MKYVLLGNLSPEWASKQSERIGKAKTKLDKLGIKVESIHYTQGYYDFVDIVDAPNEAAMLAFSVWYATQGLGRIQSMPAFDTKTFEAAIKDAAG; encoded by the coding sequence ATGAAATATGTGCTGCTTGGTAATCTGAGCCCGGAGTGGGCAAGCAAGCAATCGGAGCGGATCGGCAAGGCCAAGACAAAACTCGACAAGCTAGGCATCAAGGTCGAGTCGATCCACTACACGCAGGGCTACTACGATTTCGTCGACATCGTCGATGCCCCGAATGAGGCGGCGATGCTCGCGTTCTCCGTCTGGTACGCGACGCAAGGTTTGGGCCGGATCCAAAGTATGCCGGCCTTCGACACCAAGACCTTCGAAGCCGCGATCAAGGACGCAGCGGGCTAA
- a CDS encoding carboxylesterase/lipase family protein — MNGRLYRKVLLVAAASALGALSPAAAQTAPTVTVEAGIIRGVASNDVAAFKGVPYAAPPVGALRWRGPQPVAPWRDVRQATEYGLDCVQKPVPGEAAASGGKVGEDCLFLNVWHPAAMQPGARLPVLVWIHGGGFIAGGASAPTFDGSALAGQGLVVVSLNYRLGRLGFFMHPALTVAGEEAPGNYGFLDQLAALQWVQRNIAQFGGDAKQVTIAGESAGGVSVVHHLVWPAARGLFQRAVVMSGGGRTYGIGASRARAEQASVAFAQSVGITGGGADVLAALRALPAQKVSSDLGVEALLGKVDTYAGGPIVDGKIVTGMNMPSEVLRNRTPAQVPVLIGTTGDDLPMLFPPRDNPLSFFGADAPVAEAVYFAGAADPGAAIKNIAVDITMHEPARFVAKQATAAGQPAWLYRFGYVAESLRPKGTAEHAKEVPYLFGTLEVTYGAAVTAKDRAMADTFIGYIAAFAKTGDPNRSGLPIWPRYDPAKSELMMFTSDATAAVQADPWKSRLDLIERAVERQAAPPQ, encoded by the coding sequence ATGAACGGACGACTCTACCGCAAGGTTCTGCTTGTAGCGGCGGCCAGCGCGCTCGGCGCGCTCTCTCCTGCTGCGGCCCAGACCGCACCGACTGTGACCGTCGAAGCTGGGATAATAAGGGGCGTCGCTTCGAACGACGTTGCTGCCTTCAAGGGTGTTCCGTACGCAGCACCGCCGGTTGGGGCTTTGCGCTGGCGCGGACCGCAGCCAGTTGCGCCTTGGCGGGACGTACGTCAGGCCACAGAATACGGCCTCGATTGCGTGCAGAAACCGGTTCCGGGCGAGGCGGCAGCAAGCGGTGGCAAGGTCGGCGAGGATTGCCTGTTCCTGAACGTGTGGCATCCGGCGGCGATGCAGCCAGGCGCTCGGCTGCCGGTTCTGGTGTGGATTCACGGTGGCGGCTTCATCGCTGGCGGAGCATCCGCGCCGACCTTCGATGGCAGCGCGCTCGCAGGCCAGGGCCTGGTCGTGGTGTCCCTGAATTACCGCCTGGGGCGGCTCGGGTTCTTTATGCATCCCGCGCTGACGGTGGCGGGCGAAGAAGCACCCGGCAATTACGGTTTCCTCGATCAACTCGCCGCGCTGCAATGGGTGCAGCGTAACATTGCTCAGTTCGGTGGCGATGCAAAGCAGGTGACGATCGCGGGCGAGTCCGCCGGCGGGGTTTCGGTGGTGCATCACCTGGTGTGGCCCGCGGCGCGCGGCCTGTTTCAGCGCGCCGTAGTTATGTCTGGCGGCGGCCGCACCTATGGAATCGGAGCGTCGCGCGCGCGGGCCGAGCAGGCCAGCGTCGCCTTTGCGCAGAGCGTGGGTATCACCGGAGGCGGCGCCGACGTGCTTGCGGCGCTGCGGGCCCTACCGGCGCAGAAAGTCAGTAGCGACCTCGGCGTGGAGGCGTTGCTGGGAAAGGTGGACACCTATGCCGGTGGTCCGATCGTCGACGGCAAGATCGTGACTGGCATGAATATGCCCAGCGAAGTGCTGCGCAATCGCACGCCGGCCCAGGTGCCGGTGCTGATCGGCACGACGGGCGACGATTTGCCGATGCTGTTTCCGCCCCGGGATAATCCCCTGTCGTTCTTCGGCGCGGACGCGCCGGTCGCGGAGGCCGTGTATTTCGCAGGCGCGGCCGACCCGGGCGCCGCGATCAAGAACATCGCGGTGGATATCACGATGCATGAGCCGGCTCGTTTCGTCGCGAAACAGGCGACCGCAGCCGGGCAGCCGGCGTGGCTCTACCGGTTCGGATATGTCGCCGAATCGCTGCGCCCGAAAGGCACCGCGGAGCATGCCAAGGAAGTGCCGTATCTCTTCGGCACGCTGGAGGTGACGTATGGCGCGGCCGTAACGGCAAAGGACCGCGCGATGGCCGATACGTTCATTGGCTACATCGCCGCGTTCGCCAAGACCGGCGATCCGAACCGCAGCGGCCTGCCGATATGGCCTCGCTACGATCCCGCGAAGTCCGAGCTGATGATGTTCACGTCTGACGCCACAGCGGCCGTGCAAGCCGACCCGTGGAAGTCGCGGCTCGATCTGATCGAACGCGCGGTCGAGAGGCAGGCCGCACCGCCGCAGTAA
- a CDS encoding ATP-dependent Clp protease adaptor ClpS: MHDICTDAGSITLFIHNDDDTPVEFVRQLLRNVFGKSEREAIAFTALIENEEKVACGPYPGPVAKALLDSARQSIGAAGHGLLITSETATTKGACDLCGAPAAGSEILLAGRTARLCNSCLLAVRRASEAVPGDEFKYAWLALDWHFAGIPRNQLVTRARQFPGHMRADVQVAVDQLLASPLHFFGIHEEYRYETLVFAALMKEGRNAPALAPPQYHDVEIGEAQPVKCLHNGLWLCSAGELRYAVLLSFHREYQHEAAIRIEIAVPAGAAGDALVQRSFAELEEAVHAARSYRGKILSLEGGSDYRGRSCGVMVHRLPAVGREEVILPEQTLKLLDRNVMGFVGNRAALRKLGQSTRKGILLYGPPGTGKTHTIRYLATNLPGHTTLIITAEQVGLLGAYMKLARLLQPTMVVIEDVDLIARDREEMGSCEEPLLNKLLNEMDGLKEDSDILFVLTTNRPEQLEGALAGRPGRIDQAIEVPLPDGIGRSKLVQLYGKDLPMDQTIIDETVNRTKGVSAAFIKELMRRIAQASIFRDGGSTVESGDISEALDDMLFTGGRLNVTLLGGAQEMAGS, encoded by the coding sequence ATGCATGACATTTGCACTGACGCCGGGTCGATCACGCTCTTCATTCATAATGACGACGATACGCCCGTCGAATTCGTCCGGCAGCTCCTTCGCAACGTCTTCGGCAAGTCGGAACGGGAAGCGATCGCATTCACCGCGCTGATCGAGAACGAAGAGAAGGTGGCCTGCGGCCCCTACCCGGGCCCGGTCGCCAAGGCGCTGCTGGATTCGGCACGGCAAAGCATCGGCGCCGCCGGTCATGGTTTGCTGATCACCAGCGAAACCGCGACCACGAAAGGCGCATGCGATCTTTGCGGAGCACCGGCGGCTGGCAGTGAAATCCTGCTCGCCGGCAGGACAGCGCGCCTCTGCAACAGCTGCCTGCTTGCCGTCAGGCGCGCATCGGAGGCCGTGCCTGGAGACGAGTTCAAATACGCCTGGCTCGCGCTTGACTGGCACTTTGCCGGAATCCCGCGAAACCAGTTGGTGACCAGAGCGCGGCAGTTTCCCGGCCACATGCGCGCCGACGTCCAGGTCGCTGTCGACCAGTTGCTCGCCTCACCGCTGCACTTCTTCGGCATTCACGAGGAGTATCGCTATGAGACGCTGGTATTTGCGGCCCTGATGAAGGAGGGCCGGAACGCACCCGCGCTTGCGCCGCCGCAGTACCACGACGTCGAAATCGGTGAAGCGCAGCCGGTGAAATGCCTGCATAACGGACTGTGGCTGTGCAGCGCCGGCGAGCTCCGCTACGCCGTGCTGCTTTCGTTTCATCGCGAATACCAGCATGAGGCTGCGATACGCATCGAGATCGCCGTGCCGGCCGGCGCCGCCGGCGACGCACTGGTGCAACGTTCGTTCGCCGAGCTTGAAGAGGCGGTGCACGCCGCGCGTTCCTATCGCGGCAAGATCCTTTCGCTCGAAGGTGGATCCGACTATCGCGGACGGTCGTGCGGGGTCATGGTGCACCGGCTGCCGGCAGTCGGACGTGAGGAAGTCATCTTGCCCGAACAGACGCTGAAGCTGCTCGATCGCAACGTCATGGGCTTTGTCGGCAATCGCGCGGCGCTTCGCAAGCTGGGCCAATCGACCCGCAAGGGCATCCTGCTTTACGGCCCGCCGGGCACCGGCAAGACGCACACGATCCGTTACCTCGCGACCAATTTGCCCGGACATACGACGTTGATCATCACGGCCGAGCAGGTGGGGCTGCTCGGCGCCTATATGAAGCTGGCGCGCCTGTTGCAGCCGACGATGGTCGTGATCGAGGACGTCGACCTCATCGCCCGCGATCGCGAAGAGATGGGATCGTGTGAAGAGCCGCTGCTCAACAAGCTGCTCAACGAAATGGACGGGCTGAAGGAGGACTCCGACATCCTGTTCGTCCTAACCACCAACCGGCCGGAGCAGCTTGAAGGCGCGCTGGCCGGCCGGCCCGGACGTATCGACCAGGCGATCGAAGTGCCGCTGCCCGACGGCATCGGCCGCAGCAAGCTTGTTCAGCTCTATGGCAAGGACCTGCCGATGGATCAGACCATCATTGATGAGACCGTGAACCGCACGAAGGGCGTCAGCGCCGCGTTCATCAAGGAATTGATGCGGCGTATCGCGCAAGCGAGCATTTTTCGGGATGGCGGTTCGACGGTCGAATCCGGCGACATCAGCGAAGCGCTGGACGACATGTTGTTCACTGGCGGCAGACTCAACGTCACGCTGCTCGGCGGGGCGCAGGAAATGGCAGGCTCTTGA
- a CDS encoding type III pantothenate kinase, producing the protein MLLAIEQGNTNSVFAVHDGDHWIAQWRSATEPSRTADEYAVWLSQLMAMHKLELSLLNACVISSVVPQSIFNLRNLSRRYLHAEPLIIGENTELGIQVRTRKPSEVGSDRLVNALGALKLYSGPLIIVDSGTAITLDVIASDGGFEGGVIAPGVHLSMEALHAAAAKLPRIALQKPQRVVGDDTVSAMQSGIFWGHVALIEGMIARIKAERNEAMTVVATGGVASLFHDATKAIDHFDPDLTIRGLLEIYRRNTGLR; encoded by the coding sequence ATGCTTCTAGCAATTGAGCAGGGAAACACCAACAGCGTGTTCGCGGTTCACGACGGCGACCATTGGATCGCCCAATGGCGATCGGCTACCGAGCCTAGCCGTACAGCCGATGAATACGCCGTGTGGCTGTCGCAGCTGATGGCGATGCACAAACTTGAGCTCAGCCTTTTGAATGCCTGCGTGATATCGAGTGTAGTGCCGCAGTCAATCTTCAACCTGCGAAACCTGTCGCGTCGTTACCTGCACGCCGAGCCGTTGATCATTGGTGAGAATACCGAGCTGGGCATCCAGGTGCGGACCAGGAAGCCCTCGGAGGTCGGATCGGACCGTCTGGTCAATGCGCTCGGCGCGCTCAAGCTCTATTCCGGGCCATTGATCATTGTCGACAGCGGGACCGCCATCACGCTGGACGTGATCGCGAGTGATGGCGGCTTCGAGGGAGGTGTGATCGCGCCAGGCGTCCACCTGTCGATGGAGGCCCTGCATGCAGCCGCCGCGAAGCTTCCCAGAATTGCGCTGCAAAAGCCACAACGGGTGGTAGGCGATGACACGGTTAGCGCCATGCAGTCCGGTATTTTCTGGGGTCACGTTGCGCTCATCGAAGGAATGATTGCTCGCATTAAGGCTGAGCGGAACGAAGCAATGACGGTCGTCGCCACCGGCGGTGTCGCATCGTTGTTCCACGACGCCACCAAGGCGATAGATCACTTCGATCCCGACCTGACCATTCGCGGTCTGCTGGAGATATACCGGCGTAATACGGGATTACGGTGA
- the queD gene encoding 6-carboxytetrahydropterin synthase QueD, whose protein sequence is MRISQAFKFEAAHRLPNVPETHRCRRLHGHSYRVEVHLDGPVDPHTGFVADFFDIEKCFAGIVDALDHRCLNDVEGLENPTAENIAIWIWDRLKPGLEQISAVRVYETADCWAEYDGR, encoded by the coding sequence ATGAGGATATCGCAGGCGTTCAAATTCGAGGCGGCACATCGGCTGCCAAACGTGCCCGAGACGCATCGATGCCGCCGGCTGCACGGCCATTCCTATCGTGTCGAGGTTCATCTGGATGGACCGGTAGACCCGCACACGGGTTTCGTCGCGGACTTCTTTGATATCGAAAAATGCTTCGCCGGCATCGTGGACGCCCTGGACCACAGATGCCTGAACGACGTCGAGGGACTGGAGAACCCGACCGCCGAGAATATTGCGATCTGGATATGGGACCGATTGAAGCCGGGTCTTGAGCAAATCTCGGCTGTTCGAGTCTACGAAACGGCGGACTGCTGGGCCGAATATGACGGGCGGTGA